The Vannielia litorea genome segment GCCGGTGGGGGATTTGACCGAGTAGCCCTTGTCGCCGTGGAGGACGAGGGGTCCGGTAGCGGTGAGCTGGAGCTTGTAGGCGAAGTCGGGGGCGGAGGCGGTGAGGTCGAGGTGGTCGAGTTCGTCGCCAGTGCCGGAGCCGTTGGCGACCATGTGCCAATCGTCGATCCATGCGGCGAAGGGGGCGGCTGTGACGCCTGCCTGCCCGGTGCCGCCACGGGCGAGGCGCTCGGTGGAGTGGTGGCTCTCGGGCGTGGTCAGGGCGGCGTGGGCCATCCAAACCTGCGGGGAGGACCAGCCTTCACGCTCTCCCGGTGCGAGGGCAGAGCGAAACAGGGTCCACTGGATGCCGTAGGGGGTGCCGTCCGGCCCCGCGAGGGTGGCGGTGAGATACCACCATTCGATGCGGAAAGCGGGGTGGGGGCCGTGATCGGTGGGGAAGGTGAGCGTGGTGCTGCGGGAAGGCAGGGCAAAGCCATCGGCCTCGGTGCCGAGACCGGCGAAGCCCTGCGCGGTCGCCGAGAGCGGCGTGGCGGCGAGGCCGGCGAGGAGGGTGCGGCGGGTGAGGCTCATCTTTCGCTCGCGAAGGTCTTGAGGAAGGTGGCGGGCTGGGTGCGGCGGAGCTTCAGCACCGGCCAGAAGCAGGCCAGCGCGGCTGCTGCCAGCGCGGTGGCGAAGAGTAGCGCCCATTGGGCGGGGAAGAGGAACATGGGCAGGCGCCAGCCGAAGGCCTCGGTGTTGACCACCGCCAGCAGCGCCCAGGCGAGGGCGAGGCCGAGGGGCAGGGCAAACAGGGCGGTGAAGGCGGCGAGGGCGAGGGTACGCAGGGCTTCCAGCGTGGCGAGGCGGGCGCGTGTGGTGCCCAT includes the following:
- a CDS encoding lipocalin-like domain-containing protein, with the protein product MSLTRRTLLAGLAATPLSATAQGFAGLGTEADGFALPSRSTTLTFPTDHGPHPAFRIEWWYLTATLAGPDGTPYGIQWTLFRSALAPGEREGWSSPQVWMAHAALTTPESHHSTERLARGGTGQAGVTAAPFAAWIDDWHMVANGSGTGDELDHLDLTASAPDFAYKLQLTATGPLVLHGDKGYSVKSPTGQASHYYSQPFYEVSGRLILPNGDIPVTGNAWLDREWSSQPLAENQDGWDWVSLSFSTGARLMGFALRATDGTAFTSATWIDPDGTTTSYVNGALTLTPLNGSTPPTRWRVTLPDKGVDVEIDALRADAWMNVSFEYWEGPVSITGSHTGLGYLEMTGYDRPSRP